The Leishmania mexicana MHOM/GT/2001/U1103 complete genome, chromosome 29 DNA window GATCTCTCCCGCTTCAGACAAAGCGATGCGTCCGTtgcacacggacacacccacacccacccacccacccacccacatatatatatatataccgATAGACGCCCAACGAAGATGGCACCGGAGACAATACTGGCGGTCGAAGATGTCTCCTTCCAATACCCCAACGCACCTGCCGCCTCGTTGAGGCAGGTGAGCATTACGGCCTATCGCGGAGACCGAATTCTCGTGATTGGGCACAACGGGAGCGGCAAGTCGACACTGCTGTCTCTTCTTGCAGGTCGGCGAAAACCGCAATCaggccgtgtgcgcgtgctcgGACGAGATCCGTTTGACGACACCAGTATAGCTCAGCACATCTCCATGATTGGTGCTCCATGGCCACCCGAGGCGGTGTTCGGTAACACTGTGGACCGCGTggcctcgccggcgccggtaCCAGAGCGCAAGACGCGCATCGCCGATgcgctgcacctgcgcctctccCGCTTCGTGGACAAGATGAGCTGGGGAGAAAAGAGACGGGTTCAGATACTTCATGGCATGCTCTACCCCGCCACCGTGTACCTCCTCGACGAGTGCAGCACCGACATCGACGTTGCAGAGCGGCACACTGTGCTGGAACTGGTACGGCAGGAGTGCGAGGCGAAGGATGGGTGCTGCGTGTATGCGACCCACATCCTCGACGGTATCGAAGGCTGGGCTACCCACCTGCTTCTCATGGAGGGAGGCCGCGTAGTGGACTTCAAGGCGGTGGAAAAACTCACCATGCCCTTGGAGGACTACGCGCTCCAGCTCATGGGCAAGCGCGCCCACGCCGCTcgcggcgtcgacgccgtggcggcgccgtcgctgtcgcacCGGAGTTCTGCGGCGATTTCAACGACGTCTTCAGCGTGCCCAACGACATGTGCAGCCGCCTCCCCAACCTCCGCGACAGCCGACACGCCGGTCACGTACTGGCCACAAGGGAAAACGGGCGAGGAACAGAGCGAAGTCGTCATCAACTGTGCGCACCTGAACTATAAGGATGTTTTTGAGAACTTGTCGTTTCAGGTGTTCCGCGGCGagcgggtgctgctgtgcggcggTAACGGCACCGGCAAGTCCACCTTGCTGAACATGCTTGGCGGAAAGCAGTTCTTTGACAACCGCCacggctctctctccgtgcttGGTAAGCGGTGCTACGATGACATGCTGCTGAACGCTCTTGTTAGCTATGGTGGCGATTGGTGGACTGCCGTGCCTGGTGGggaggtgcacgtgcgcgaaATGCTCCAGCTTTGCACCTCTCGTGCCGAGCGCTTGCGTGAGATGCTGGCCGTGGACATGGACTGGGATGTGCGGCACATCAGCGCTGGAGAGCAGAagcgtgtgcagctgctcttgCACTTGCTGGATGACAAGCCCGTCGTGCTGCTTGATGAGGCGACCACGGACCTGGACGTTTATCAGCGCCACAGCCTCCTGCAGTTCCTCTACGAAGAGAGCGTGCAGCGCGGGGTGACAGTCGTCTACTCGACGCACATTTTCGGAGGTCTGGAGGGCTGGGCCAACGTTGTGGTACTACTGGACCGGACCGTGCGCGGCGCTCATGCGGTGTGGCGCGCCTCTGAAGCGCAGCCCATCTCACTGCAGCGCGTTGTCGATACAATCGTTGCTCTCAAGTCGCGAGAGGTCTTTTGAGCAGCATTCTTCCTCACACTACGGACGACACACTCGTACACAGATGCACATGTGCGCACATCCGTTCATCCTCTGGCTGCAATCGTGTGGGACCGTCATGGCTGCTGTAGCCACGCCTGTGATATGCAGTCGCCCCCCCTGTCCACTTTAAGACTGGGGGAAATTGGCTAgacaaacaacaaaagaaaacggagggaggcgcaggaagaggcacacacgcgtacagAAGCATggccagaggaggaggggggaggggcccaGCCAGAGGTGATGCCACTGCTGGTGCGCCTTGTGGTGCGGCTACCCGTCCTTGGCTGCCTTGTGCATCACGTGATGGCGTGTCTTTTGATCGGCGTGGTGCTCACGTGTGCTGGAGTGGGCGGCTGGCGAGCCTTTACACGACCCGGAACGCGGACAAGGGCAGTActgctcccccctcccccacccccaccataCATTGGGGGCGCCTCCCcatgctctctctctgtctgttCTTCGACGTCCGCGGTCTCTTTCACCCTTTTCCTTCATGTCGTCACACATTTGCTTGCTCGCCATGTTGCTTGGTCGAAAAGCCCACCCGATTCACCAGcgcgggagggagaagccCGAGCAAAGGCACCTGTACTTCCTTGAGAGCAAGCGAGCAGGgcagggggaagggggaggtggcgcagtGACCAGACCACCAGAGGCCGAGCAGACTGGCATCATCGGGTATGGGAGACTCTCACCTGCATCGATCCGTGTTTCCGCTTTTCTCTTTCATCGGGATTCCTCAGCCTCTCCCTCACTGACACCCGCCTcagcccacccacccacccacccacacacacacacacacacaacaatGCCCAGCAGCGTTGCGGCACAGCCGCAGGGGAGCTGCAATCCGCACCAGAACCCGGTACGGTCGCACAAGGGCGGCTATCTTTGCTGCCCATTCAACATCAGCTCCAGCTATGCGGCGCTTGCCGAGCGGCGAGTGCGCGAGGACCTGGCGCGCGGCCGCGGAAGAGTCGCCGTAGCGGACAAGGATGGGGTGACGGCGCTTTCATCTACAGGATCGCATGTGgacagcgacggcatcgACAGCGACTTTGCCGGGCGTCCGTGGAGTCGTGCCGGGGTAGGGGCGAATAGGTTGTCTGCAAAAGAAAAGCGgacgcagcaggagcaggcggagctCATCTACGGCCACGGCACACTCGCTGGGGATGATGGCTTTGTGGCGGCTACTGGTGCGGCATCCATAACGGGGGATCTGTCTCAGGAGAACATGTTTGCCGTCGATGTGCGCGaccgtgcggcgctgcagaaggtCGTGCCGCGCGCGGTGCGCGAAAAGGTGAAGCGGCGCAAGCTCGAGGAATTCAAGAAGGAGCGTCTTTCCCCTGGCAATCATCACTGTCACGGGTGTGCTCCGTTGCACACGGATCGCACAGCAGATAAGgaggtgggagaggaggatggcGTGGAAAGCCGTTCTGAGGATCACATTGCGGTGCCTCCCCACGAGCGCACACGTTTTTCATTGCCGGCAGCTGGCTCTTCCAGAAACGGTGCGCCACCGTTGCCCTACTCTGCAGGCGGTAAGGCCCATCCTAGCGGCGGGAGCAGCGGTGTCAAAGCTTGCGCCGAGCGGTCGCCACGCAGCGGCCCGCCCGATGCGTCAGCTCAGCACCCGCCTCTCCGACAGCCCACACCAACTCCTGGATCAACAAAACCGAACTGCCCGAAGAACCGCATGCAGATGTTGGACGGCTTGCGTGCCTCTGCGCTCATGGGCAAGAAGAACCGACGATAGTCCTTGTAAAAGGGGCCGAGTGCTGgatctctgtgtgtgtgttggatAGGAAACACCGTAAAGCAAAACGCGGTACACCTGTATACGCAAAACCCCGACGCGCCCACGTCAAGGGtgaacagagagaggggagaggggccaTCGGATGTCGAAAGCAAAGCCAGACAAGGCGGAAAGTGACGAGGGCGATGCAGATGTTGTTGCCGGGGTGCCTCTCGTGGCGACTGGGACGTTTGggaagcggcggccaccgtgGCCTTCACGCTTCTCGTGTGCttgttcccccccccccgcgcaATCCCTCTAGTGTACGCACCTCTCCTCGAGTGATCATGGCCCTCCGCAGCCTGTGCATCCCCCCACACGTGCTCTCTCGCGCGGGCCTTTTTCTCCGTGTAGTATTCCACGAGTGGGCCCAAATTTCTTCCGCCGCCCTCGTCTTCCCTCTTCTGCATCACAGCTGTGCTGTTTTCATCACCACCTCCCACAAGCGCCCCAAGTTTGCACGCTTTGGTGGGGTTTTTAGGGCTGCGCCTGTTGGCCACTGCCGCACGGtcttctttctttttcatCCCTCCAAGGGACGTGGGCGGCAGGCCGCGCCGTCCTGGCAGCTCGCCTCCTCTGGTCGCCGGAGGCATGTACTCGGCCTTTCTGGAACGCGTCTTGGGCTACTCAGGAGCCGACAGGACCTCGGCGAGCTCTGAAGTAGGCTCAGATGGCGGGATCACGTCATCAAccggtggcggaggtgctaAGAGCAGCACAGAGTACAAGGCCATCACGCGACCGTACCGGTGCAGTCAAAGTAACCCAGCGCTGCGATCAGACAACCTCGTCGGCACTGCCAAGGACGGTAACACCGACGGCACGCCTCTCAGTAGCTCCATGGCGAGGGGCGGTGGCTTTAGCTTCTCCAAGGCGGGTGGGCTCTCTTGGACGAGGATTGGGTCATCCATCGGGATGGGCACCAGGCAGTTGTCAGCttccgcggcgccggcaccgaAAGCCTCGCGCGGCGCTTTACATCTCAACAAATTGAATGTACCGGCCCCTCccggctgcaccgccacagTGAGCACCTTTGGGCCGAACACCCCGCTGG harbors:
- a CDS encoding putative ABC transporter; protein product: MIGAPWPPEAVFGNTVDRVASPAPVPERKTRIADALHLRLSRFVDKMSWGEKRRVQILHGMLYPATVYLLDECSTDIDVAERHTVLELVRQECEAKDGCCVYATHILDGIEGWATHLLLMEGGRVVDFKAVEKLTMPLEDYALQLMGKRAHAARGVDAVAAPSLSHRSSAAISTTSSACPTTCAAASPTSATADTPVTYWPQGKTGEEQSEVVINCAHLNYKDVFENLSFQVFRGERVLLCGGNGTGKSTLLNMLGGKQFFDNRHGSLSVLGKRCYDDMLLNALVSYGGDWWTAVPGGEVHVREMLQLCTSRAERLREMLAVDMDWDVRHISAGEQKRVQLLLHLLDDKPVVLLDEATTDLDVYQRHSLLQFLYEESVQRGVTVVYSTHIFGGLEGWANVVVLLDRTVRGAHAVWRASEAQPISLQRVVDTIVALKSREVF